The genomic interval CACCGAGCGCAAGGAGGCTGAGGAGCGGATCGAGCGCTCCCTGAGGGAAAAGGAGACCCTCCTTGCCGAGATCCATCACCGCGTCAAGAACAACATGCAGGTCATGATGAGCCTGCTGTCCCTGCAATCTGAGAATACCGACGATGCCGGGATACAGGCCCTGTTGCGGGAATGCGAGAGCCGCATCCGGTCGATGGCGCTCATTCACGAGCGGCTCTACCTGTCGCAGGACCTCTCCCGGGTCGATGTTCGTGATTACATGGAACGGCTTCTGGAGCGCCTTTTTCAGTCACACGGGGCGGATTCGCGGGTGATAGGGTTTTCGACGCGGATAGAGGATGTTTCCTTCAGCATAGAAACGGCGGTGCCCTGCGGGCTGATCGCGAACGAGCTCATTACGAACGTCCTGCGGCATGCCTTCCCCGGGGGGCGTGCCGGGACGGTGACGGTGGAGCTTGGGCCGGACCCGGCGGCGGAGGGATATGTTCTCGTTGTCGGTGACGATGGTATCGGCATGCCGGAGGAGATCGATCACCGGAACCCGGACAGCTTCGGTCTGCAGCTGGTGAACATCCTGACCCAACAGCTCGACGGCACGGTGGAGCTCGACCGGAGCGCGGGGACCCTGTTCCGCGTCACCTTCAGGGAATTGCAGTACAAACAGAGGATATGACGGAGATATATTCACCCTGTGTGAAGTCCTGATCTTCCGCTCATTTACCTTTGGGGGGCCGCTTGCGGCGCTGCGCTCGCACGAGCCCGAGCTCGCCCAGTTGCCGGTAGATTTTTTCCACTTCCTGAACGATCTCCTGTCGGTTTGCTCCCTGCTCCTCCGCCAGGTCGAGAACATGGTCCGTCGCCCGGTCATAGTCACGCTTGAACCGGTCGTTGATCGCCTTCCAGGGGACGCCGGCGAGCATCCCGGCGATGCGGTCGTCGAAGGGAAGCCTGCCCAGTTTCATGAGGACGGCGATGATGGGATAGCCCATGTATCCCTGCCAGTAGGACGCATTATCGTTTGAGGTGATCTCACGCAGGTCCTCCGACCATGTGACGTCATAGGTCCTGTTCCGGGAGGAGGACTCGACCTGTGCCGATGTCGGGCCGGTGATGGCGACCCGCTCATCCGCCAGGGCGCTCAATGCCTCGTAAACTTTTGCCTTCGGCGGCATCTTCCAGATCGACATGGAAGGATCCTTCTATTTTTCCTTCCACAGGGGGCTTCGCTTTTCCAGGAACGCGCCGATCCCTTCCCGGGCATCCTCCGTGGAGCACAGGCGGGCGAAGGCTTCGTTCATGTATTCAAAGGCCTGGTAGTAATCCAGGTCCGCCGCCGTGTAAAAGGCCTTTTTGGCGATCTGCAGCGCCACGGGACTCTTCTGCGCGAGGGTCGCGGCCCAGAGGCGGGTTTCTTTCTCCAGATCGGCTTCCGGGATGACCCGGTTAACAAGCCCCATGCGAAGGGCCTCTTCCGCGGGGATCAGATCGCCGTAGAACAGCAGTTCCAGGGCCCTTTTTCTCCCCACGGACCGGGAGACGGGGATGACCGGTCCGATGCAGTTCAGCCCCACGTTGATGGCCGTGAGTCCCAGGCGGGCCTTTTCGCTGGCCGTCGCCAGGTCGGCGGCCGCCACCAGGCCGGCGCCGTTGGCCGCGGCGACACCATGCACCTGGGCTATAACGGGCGTGCTCATGCGGCTGATGGTCACCAGCGGGCTCTCCATGCACTCGACCCACTTCCGGTATTCCATGACGCTCTTATCGGAAAAATCGCTGATATCGATGCCGGCGCAGAATGCCCTGCCGGCACCTTTCATGATGATGACGCGCGCCCGCTTATCCGCGTCGAGTTCCCATAGCGCCTGATCGAGTTCCTCCGCGAGGGGAATGTTGAGGGTGTTCAGGCTCTCAGGACGATTCAGTGTGATCACGGCGACATGATCCTTTCCGATTTCAATGATAATGTTTTCGTATTTCATGAAGAGGCTCCTTTTCCGAATTTACGTTACACTATACAGGTGTGGACGTGAGGTCGATACATGAGGCGTGGGGTCGTCGGGCCGCCACGTGTTGTCCGCACTTCAACACAGCGGCAACGCGCAGATGTGCCGAAAGGATTTTTACGCCGGCCGTTACGTTAATCTACACCGATCATCACGTTCGATGCCTTGACAACGGCATACGCCTCTTTACCGACCGCAAGCTGGAGGTTCTCGCTCGCCTTCTTCGTTATGATCGAACAGAGCTCAAGATTCGGAGCGACCTCCAATATCACCTCCACATTGACGGCACCGACCGCGATCCCCTTGATGGTGCCTTTTAAAACATTTCGTGCGCTTATTTTCATGATGACACTCCTTTCTTTTCCCGGCGGCTCGTTGATGATGTGTTACGACGACGCCCGGTCTGACGGGATTCTCGGCGTTTCACGAGGCCCTCTCTTCCTGAGCCACCGCGCCGACGATGCGGCCATTATAGGATATTTTGATGAAAAAGGGTACCGGCCCCCCGGGATGTCACGGGAATCCTTTCTTCACTTTTCACCGGCCGCAGGCTTTTCATGGAACTGGGAAATATATGATGAAAATCCGACGCAATACAGGAGAATGAAAAGACTCAGGAAGGCTTCTTTTGTTTCATTGTAATTGATCTGCAGCAGCGGGTGCAGATCGAAGTGAAAGATGTTGTTCGCGAACTTGTCCGGCAGCGCCACTATATTTGCGAATAGGGCCGTGATTCCGCATGTATAGGAAGGCCATATCCAGTGGTTGATCGATTTTCTGGGAAAGTCGATCTTTTTCTTCATGAAAATGAGGGGAAACAAAAGACCTCCCACAACAGAGGCGATCGACAGCATCTGTCTCGGTATCTTTGAGAACAGGCGCTCATACGTACCGGTCAGATTGTGCAGGTTTAGTTCAGCCTGCTTGTTGACCTCCTGCAGGACCTCGGGTGTCTGAAATTTCAGATAGTGCTGTCCCCAGCTTATTATTCTCCGAGAAAGTAAAACGTGCCGAGGGAAATAAGTATGAACCATATTTGTTGATATCTGTTCCTTGTCGTCCAGGATAGATACATGCCGTAGATGAGGGCGATGAACAGGAATACGTTCGTGATACTCTCGATGAACCCGTATTCCCTGTAGACACCCTGCTCAATGTTCAGGAACGGCACGTTCATTTACATGGGGGTAGATATAAAGAACTATGGGCAGAAAAAGCCATAAGAGCTTCGGCTGCCTGATACGATAGGAAGGTTCGATGTGCGCCATTTTTTGTCCACTCCTCAGTGAATATCCGGTATCGAA from Deltaproteobacteria bacterium carries:
- a CDS encoding enoyl-CoA hydratase/isomerase family protein — translated: MKYENIIIEIGKDHVAVITLNRPESLNTLNIPLAEELDQALWELDADKRARVIIMKGAGRAFCAGIDISDFSDKSVMEYRKWVECMESPLVTISRMSTPVIAQVHGVAAANGAGLVAAADLATASEKARLGLTAINVGLNCIGPVIPVSRSVGRKRALELLFYGDLIPAEEALRMGLVNRVIPEADLEKETRLWAATLAQKSPVALQIAKKAFYTAADLDYYQAFEYMNEAFARLCSTEDAREGIGAFLEKRSPLWKEK
- a CDS encoding molybdopterin-binding protein — its product is MKISARNVLKGTIKGIAVGAVNVEVILEVAPNLELCSIITKKASENLQLAVGKEAYAVVKASNVMIGVD